A stretch of the Nosocomiicoccus ampullae genome encodes the following:
- a CDS encoding 5-methylcytosine restriction system specificity protein McrC: MKNIPIKNIYYMALYALDLLDYKYEFDYKNYEKVESIHDVLLSMYLRSLKNLESKGLRNEYIREDQKSYFIKGKINVLESLRQVDGSYISEVDNFSEDNLLNQILKAQLVYLSQFDSKFRRDIGHLLLKFQNVRLINLKGITYPKNFNRLNNHYRFSLQIGKFLYESSIPSEQNKDTYFKQINDNEIMHQLFESFIFKYYLKEHPYIVKKRSYSWNLNPLAGSDIDLIPTMNTDIEIETPNKYYVIDAKYYQSAFSERYKRRFKSENMYQIYAYMNRVESKNKIIQGILLYPSNGYDFFEQFILEDGKIISFKTVNLSESWTRVKNDLDEIFWDTYNDY; this comes from the coding sequence ATGAAAAATATTCCGATTAAAAATATTTATTATATGGCATTATATGCATTAGATTTATTGGATTATAAATATGAATTTGATTATAAAAATTATGAAAAAGTTGAATCTATTCATGATGTACTATTGAGTATGTATTTAAGGTCTTTAAAGAATTTAGAATCTAAGGGGCTAAGAAATGAATATATTCGAGAGGATCAAAAATCTTACTTTATAAAAGGTAAAATTAATGTTTTAGAAAGTTTACGGCAAGTTGATGGATCTTATATATCTGAAGTTGATAATTTTAGTGAAGACAACTTGTTAAATCAAATATTAAAAGCACAACTTGTTTATCTAAGTCAATTTGATTCCAAATTCAGACGTGACATTGGACATTTACTACTAAAATTTCAAAATGTTAGGCTGATTAATTTAAAAGGTATCACCTATCCTAAAAACTTTAATCGCTTGAATAATCATTATAGATTTTCATTACAAATAGGAAAATTTCTATATGAAAGTTCAATTCCCTCGGAGCAAAACAAAGACACATATTTTAAACAAATAAACGATAATGAAATTATGCACCAGTTGTTTGAGTCATTTATATTTAAATACTACTTAAAAGAACATCCGTATATAGTTAAAAAACGCAGTTACAGTTGGAATCTTAATCCACTTGCAGGTAGCGATATAGATTTAATACCGACTATGAATACGGATATAGAAATTGAAACACCAAATAAATATTATGTTATTGATGCTAAATACTATCAATCAGCATTTAGTGAACGTTATAAAAGAAGATTTAAATCGGAGAATATGTATCAAATTTATGCATACATGAATCGGGTTGAATCGAAAAATAAGATTATACAAGGTATTTTATTATATCCAAGTAATGGATATGACTTTTTTGAGCAATTTATACTGGAGGATGGTAAAATAATCTCCTTCAAAACAGTGAATCTGAGTGAAAGTTGGACTCGTGTGAAAAATGACTTAGATGAAATTTTTTGGGACACTTACAATGATTACTAA
- a CDS encoding haloacid dehalogenase-like hydrolase, protein MKKYFDQGNFEPFVYKRLNEVIDEFKDDPDSYVVFDYDNTSIIMDIEDNLNVYLMEHLEYKLTPEEFYKTLTNAHYHEELSKVFDQKYEHATGLNLAEDISKEYEWLYDNYITHENRSEALLKEVKETAHYQTFITKLRMFHKFVNGNLLREPSYGWMTYLFAGHTVEEFRDICKRCINEMKDRPFEEITFTSAESIPGKSGVVSSTFKSGLKVPEELLNLYEAFKKNNITPYIVSASPREYVDVAKDLFGHAVESENIIAMEFKTDNGVIIPVMDDDMPITKGKGKTDAIKKYIMPKHGGKEPVAMFGDSIGDYDMMKTFKNTPLCVIFNRHSTDDFKELINLAIKQYDFSDARFVLQGRNENKGILIPSQQSIAFGETKAHL, encoded by the coding sequence ATGAAGAAGTATTTTGACCAAGGGAATTTTGAACCGTTTGTATACAAACGTCTTAATGAGGTAATTGATGAGTTTAAAGATGATCCAGATAGTTACGTAGTATTTGACTATGATAATACGAGTATTATTATGGATATTGAGGACAATTTGAACGTCTATCTAATGGAGCATCTTGAATATAAACTGACACCAGAAGAGTTCTATAAAACACTCACCAATGCTCATTATCATGAGGAATTATCTAAAGTGTTTGATCAAAAATATGAGCACGCGACTGGACTGAATCTTGCGGAAGATATTTCAAAAGAATATGAATGGTTATATGATAACTACATTACACATGAGAACCGTTCTGAGGCATTACTAAAAGAAGTAAAAGAAACAGCTCATTATCAAACATTCATCACGAAATTACGTATGTTTCATAAATTTGTAAACGGTAACTTACTAAGAGAACCATCTTATGGTTGGATGACTTATCTTTTTGCAGGTCATACTGTTGAAGAGTTTAGAGATATTTGTAAGCGTTGTATTAATGAAATGAAAGATAGGCCATTTGAAGAAATTACGTTTACAAGTGCTGAAAGTATTCCTGGAAAATCTGGAGTTGTTTCATCAACTTTTAAGTCAGGACTTAAAGTACCGGAAGAATTATTAAACTTATATGAAGCATTTAAGAAAAATAATATTACTCCATACATTGTAAGTGCGAGTCCGAGAGAATATGTAGATGTCGCAAAAGACTTATTTGGTCATGCAGTGGAATCAGAAAACATTATTGCAATGGAATTTAAAACAGATAATGGTGTCATTATTCCTGTAATGGATGACGACATGCCAATTACTAAAGGAAAAGGTAAAACTGACGCAATTAAAAAATATATTATGCCTAAACACGGTGGTAAAGAGCCAGTAGCAATGTTTGGAGATAGCATCGGAGATTATGACATGATGAAAACATTTAAAAACACACCGCTTTGTGTCATCTTTAACCGCCATTCAACAGATGATTTTAAAGAACTTATTAATTTAGCAATTAAACAATATGATTTCAGTGATGCACGTTTTGTTTTGCAAGGTAGAAATGAAAACAAAGGTATATTAATACCGAGTCAACAGTCGATTGCATTTGGAGAAACGAAAGCTCACTTATAA
- the serC gene encoding 3-phosphoserine/phosphohydroxythreonine transaminase produces the protein MKRTFNLSAGPAMLPTSVLERAQKELLDYNGTGMSVMEMSHRSSYYDEIINDAEKNLRKLVNIPDNYRILFLQGGASQAFFTLVMNLKQSGKVAYVDSGNFAHKAIQAAEELEKDLNLDVDVVASSRNNGYKNIPEFPETLKNYDYLHICSNNTIEGTQFKEFPKYDDIPLVCDMSSDILSRPINIEDFGMIYAGAQKNLGIAGLTLVIIREDLLGLNEVPTMFNYKVFSDKNSMYNTPSTYSIYIHKLVTDWLLEIGGLETIETRNKEKAAILYDYLDQSKLFVPTADKDSRSLMNVTFSTNDDDLNKKFVEYAQENGFENIKGHRSVGGMRASIYNAFPKDGVEALVELMKKFEEEN, from the coding sequence GTGAAACGTACATTTAACTTATCAGCAGGACCAGCAATGTTACCTACATCAGTACTAGAACGCGCACAAAAGGAACTTTTAGACTATAACGGTACGGGGATGTCCGTTATGGAGATGAGTCATAGAAGTTCTTATTATGATGAAATTATTAATGATGCAGAAAAAAATTTAAGAAAACTTGTTAATATTCCAGATAACTATCGAATTTTATTTTTACAAGGTGGCGCAAGCCAAGCATTCTTTACACTCGTTATGAACTTAAAACAGTCAGGAAAAGTTGCTTATGTCGATAGTGGGAATTTTGCGCATAAAGCGATTCAAGCTGCTGAAGAATTAGAAAAAGATTTAAACTTAGACGTTGATGTCGTTGCATCATCTAGAAATAACGGCTATAAAAATATACCGGAATTTCCAGAAACACTTAAAAACTATGATTACCTTCATATTTGTTCGAATAATACAATTGAAGGCACACAGTTTAAAGAATTCCCAAAATATGACGACATACCGCTAGTGTGTGATATGAGTTCTGACATATTATCACGTCCAATTAATATTGAAGACTTTGGTATGATCTATGCAGGTGCTCAGAAAAACTTAGGTATCGCGGGACTCACACTGGTTATTATTCGTGAAGATTTACTTGGGTTAAATGAGGTACCGACGATGTTTAATTACAAAGTATTTAGCGATAAAAACTCAATGTATAATACACCATCGACTTATTCAATTTACATTCATAAACTCGTGACAGATTGGTTATTAGAAATTGGTGGACTTGAAACTATTGAGACGAGAAACAAAGAAAAAGCAGCAATCCTTTACGATTATCTCGATCAGTCTAAATTATTTGTACCAACTGCAGATAAAGACTCTCGCTCATTAATGAACGTGACGTTCAGTACAAATGATGATGACTTAAATAAAAAATTTGTAGAATACGCTCAAGAAAATGGATTTGAAAACATTAAAGGACACCGCTCGGTCGGTGGAATGCGCGCGTCAATTTACAACGCATTCCCTAAAGACGGTGTAGAAGCACTTGTAGAATTAATGAAGAAATTTGAAGAGGAGAATTAA
- a CDS encoding 3-phosphoglycerate dehydrogenase family protein — MSHFNIKTFNSIAMEGLQRFSKEYYKINESENPEAIVLRSYNLHDEPINDNLLAVGRAGAGYNNIPVEKLSEQGIVAFNAPGANANSVKELVLTSLISHARNTLPASKWASELSGDDIATQVEDGKKKFKGHEIKGKTLGVIGLGQVGLLVANDAENLGMDVIGYDPYISVDAAWNINRSVTKASSIDEVLQKADYITIHVPFLDSTKNMIDSTAIRQMKASAVLLNFSRAEIVDEDALVKALNHNRLGHYISDFPNETVLGQEKVTLLPHLGASTGESEKNSAIMVANQLIDYLETGNIVNSVNYPRVKMQLTSPLRIAVCNQNIKNIIASLTKLLSEEGLNIDHIINKSRGDYAYTLVDITEADEEKVKEIIERIEEKEGILKVRLIKNLEHDAWYQ; from the coding sequence ATGTCTCATTTTAATATAAAAACTTTCAACAGTATCGCTATGGAGGGCCTTCAGCGCTTCTCTAAAGAGTATTATAAAATAAACGAGTCTGAAAATCCTGAAGCAATTGTACTCCGTAGTTATAACTTACATGACGAACCAATTAATGATAACTTACTTGCAGTAGGACGTGCAGGTGCCGGTTATAACAATATTCCAGTAGAAAAACTATCAGAACAAGGAATTGTCGCGTTTAACGCACCAGGTGCGAATGCAAACTCTGTAAAAGAACTTGTTTTAACATCACTTATTTCACATGCACGTAATACATTACCTGCTTCAAAATGGGCAAGTGAATTATCTGGAGACGACATTGCAACTCAAGTAGAAGACGGTAAAAAGAAATTTAAAGGACATGAAATTAAAGGAAAGACATTAGGTGTAATTGGACTTGGACAAGTGGGCTTACTCGTTGCGAATGATGCAGAAAATTTAGGTATGGATGTTATTGGTTATGATCCATATATCAGTGTAGATGCTGCATGGAACATTAACCGTTCAGTGACAAAAGCTTCTTCAATTGATGAAGTATTACAAAAAGCCGACTATATTACAATCCATGTTCCATTCTTAGATAGTACTAAAAATATGATTGACTCAACAGCAATACGCCAAATGAAAGCATCTGCAGTATTATTAAACTTCTCTAGAGCTGAAATTGTAGACGAAGATGCGCTTGTAAAAGCATTAAACCACAATAGACTCGGTCACTATATTAGTGACTTCCCAAATGAAACAGTACTTGGACAAGAAAAAGTGACATTACTTCCGCATCTCGGTGCTTCAACAGGTGAATCAGAAAAGAACTCAGCAATCATGGTAGCTAATCAGCTTATTGATTATTTAGAAACAGGTAACATTGTAAACTCTGTAAACTATCCAAGAGTTAAAATGCAATTAACTTCACCTCTACGTATTGCGGTATGTAATCAAAATATTAAAAACATTATTGCTTCACTTACAAAGCTTTTATCAGAAGAAGGATTAAATATCGATCACATTATTAACAAATCACGTGGAGATTATGCATATACTTTAGTTGATATCACTGAAGCAGATGAAGAAAAGGTAAAAGAAATTATTGAGAGAATAGAAGAAAAAGAAGGAATTTTAAAAGTACGTCTCATAAAAAACTTAGAGCATGATGCTTGGTATCAATAG
- a CDS encoding sodium:solute symporter family protein, with amino-acid sequence MFSVDESLTLKIVITIYFLLLLVMTIFLGRKVKTYEDYNIASRNVSMFPLILTFVGTGVGGATLLGYTENGRVLGMGQMWIHITMLFAVIVLASFFLKKIRLIGEEYNMVTIGDFTALKYGEAARIPTAISFLFAYCSMTGMQFVAIASILNLTIGLNMTVGIILGWLFLSFKTYVGGLKVVVWQDVIQGLLLTAGIFILLIAVLQQSDSFSQMIINAESMGEKAMLSVTNITPKEILVYLLTLACYQFIRQDVWQRIWAAKSLNTAKNAYWISMIIAIILGAITILIGIYSKYGLNIEVEETSLTFYYVVQSVFPFALVIFMIVILLAAVISSADSFFIAGSSSIANDIIKPNVKTKDDKEMLKYSRLSVVIVSVVSLIMALTIPGLVNLMVTGTAMSVSGLLVPVTAGLFMKRVSKVAGLYSMWAGLITAIIWQILGHPFELHPIMIGLPVSLIVFILASQINNKNNAYHY; translated from the coding sequence ATGTTTAGTGTTGATGAATCTTTGACATTAAAAATAGTAATCACTATTTACTTTCTATTGTTATTAGTGATGACGATATTTCTAGGTCGTAAGGTTAAGACTTACGAAGATTATAATATCGCAAGTAGAAATGTATCGATGTTTCCACTTATACTGACATTTGTTGGAACAGGGGTCGGCGGTGCGACACTTCTTGGGTATACAGAAAATGGACGTGTACTCGGAATGGGACAAATGTGGATACATATAACAATGCTATTTGCGGTTATTGTACTTGCTTCATTCTTTTTAAAGAAAATCCGTTTAATCGGAGAAGAATATAATATGGTAACAATCGGAGATTTTACTGCGCTAAAATACGGTGAAGCGGCAAGAATCCCAACTGCAATTAGTTTCTTGTTTGCATATTGTTCAATGACAGGCATGCAGTTTGTTGCGATTGCATCTATTTTAAATTTAACAATTGGTTTAAATATGACTGTAGGAATTATTTTAGGGTGGCTATTCTTAAGCTTTAAAACATATGTTGGAGGATTAAAAGTCGTCGTATGGCAAGATGTTATACAAGGACTTTTACTTACAGCCGGTATTTTTATTTTACTTATAGCAGTACTGCAACAATCAGATAGTTTTAGTCAGATGATTATAAACGCAGAGTCAATGGGCGAAAAAGCAATGCTTAGCGTTACGAATATAACGCCGAAAGAAATACTTGTTTACCTATTAACACTTGCATGCTATCAATTTATTAGACAAGATGTATGGCAAAGAATATGGGCAGCAAAAAGTTTAAATACAGCGAAAAATGCGTATTGGATCTCAATGATTATTGCAATTATTTTAGGTGCAATTACGATACTGATCGGTATTTATAGTAAATACGGATTAAACATAGAAGTAGAAGAAACATCACTGACATTCTATTATGTCGTACAATCGGTATTTCCATTTGCACTTGTTATATTTATGATTGTAATATTACTTGCAGCTGTTATCTCAAGTGCAGACTCATTCTTTATTGCAGGGTCTTCCTCTATTGCGAATGATATTATTAAACCGAATGTTAAAACAAAAGATGATAAAGAGATGTTGAAATACAGTAGATTGTCAGTTGTCATTGTTTCTGTAGTATCACTCATTATGGCCTTAACGATACCAGGACTTGTCAATTTAATGGTTACAGGTACAGCAATGTCAGTGTCAGGATTACTTGTTCCTGTTACAGCAGGATTATTTATGAAACGTGTATCAAAAGTAGCAGGACTTTACTCAATGTGGGCTGGACTCATAACTGCAATCATTTGGCAGATACTTGGCCATCCATTTGAACTTCACCCAATTATGATAGGACTACCAGTATCGCTAATAGTATTTATATTAGCATCACAAATCAATAACAAAAATAACGCATACCATTACTAA
- the ribH gene encoding 6,7-dimethyl-8-ribityllumazine synthase — MVYEGNLNGENLKIAIVVAQFNDFITSRLLEGSKQTLIKHGTKETDIDIFNVPGAFEISYVANRLSNKKDYDAIITLGCVIRGATTHYDYVCSAVTNGVNQANINGNTPVIFGVITTETIEQAIERAGTKSGNKGVDCAVAAIEMAHLSKSILK, encoded by the coding sequence ATGGTGTATGAAGGTAATCTAAACGGAGAAAATTTAAAAATTGCAATAGTTGTTGCGCAGTTTAACGATTTTATTACAAGTCGTCTATTAGAAGGATCTAAACAAACGTTAATTAAACACGGCACAAAAGAAACAGACATCGATATTTTCAATGTACCTGGTGCATTTGAAATTTCATATGTTGCGAATCGTTTGTCTAACAAAAAAGATTACGATGCTATTATTACATTAGGATGTGTAATCAGAGGGGCAACAACACATTATGATTATGTATGTAGCGCTGTAACAAACGGAGTCAATCAAGCAAATATTAATGGTAATACACCCGTTATATTTGGTGTTATAACAACTGAAACAATTGAACAAGCAATTGAACGTGCAGGAACTAAATCTGGTAACAAGGGTGTGGATTGTGCAGTTGCAGCAATTGAGATGGCACATCTATCAAAATCTATATTAAAATAA
- the ribB gene encoding 3,4-dihydroxy-2-butanone-4-phosphate synthase: MMFDSIEAALQDLKAGKMVIVVDDEDRENEGDLIAVAEWMNDDTVNFMATHGRGLICTPVSKSIANSIGLKPMVQNNTDPYGTAFTISIDHKDTTTGISAYERTLTIRKLLEDDIKVDSFNQPGHVFPLIAKENGVLERVGHTEAAVDLAKLTDAKPIGVICEIMNDDGTMARVDDLIQYKEKHDLKLITIKDLVAYRQKTEMNVNRVASVNMPTQYGEFKLDAYIDINGAEHLMIYNKKENNMSVRIHSSCVTGDIFHSARCDCGEQLNNAMRYIENNGGAILYLFQEGRGIGLVNKLKAYELIKQGYDTVSANTALGFDADLRTYEVAAHILKYNNIDTIQLLTNNPDKINKIKDLGIEVSKRVPLIIESNPHNNHYLITKIKEMGHLL, encoded by the coding sequence TTGATGTTTGATTCAATAGAAGCAGCGTTACAAGATTTAAAAGCAGGTAAAATGGTAATTGTAGTCGATGATGAAGATAGAGAAAACGAAGGAGATTTAATTGCAGTTGCAGAATGGATGAATGATGACACCGTCAATTTTATGGCAACACATGGACGAGGGTTAATATGTACGCCAGTTTCAAAAAGTATCGCTAATAGTATCGGCTTAAAACCAATGGTGCAAAATAATACAGACCCTTACGGTACAGCCTTTACAATAAGTATCGATCATAAAGACACAACAACTGGTATAAGTGCTTATGAGAGAACTCTTACAATAAGAAAATTACTTGAAGATGATATAAAAGTAGATAGCTTTAATCAACCTGGCCATGTATTTCCATTAATCGCTAAAGAAAATGGAGTATTAGAACGTGTCGGGCATACAGAAGCTGCTGTAGACTTAGCGAAACTTACAGACGCAAAACCAATCGGTGTGATTTGTGAAATTATGAATGATGACGGTACTATGGCAAGAGTTGATGATTTAATTCAATACAAAGAAAAGCATGATTTAAAGTTAATTACGATTAAAGATTTAGTTGCGTATAGACAAAAAACTGAAATGAATGTTAATCGAGTTGCATCTGTAAATATGCCAACACAATATGGCGAATTCAAACTCGATGCGTACATCGATATTAATGGTGCAGAACATCTCATGATTTATAATAAAAAAGAAAATAACATGTCTGTTAGAATACACTCTTCGTGTGTTACTGGAGATATATTTCATAGTGCACGTTGCGACTGTGGAGAACAGTTAAATAATGCTATGCGTTATATAGAAAATAACGGTGGTGCGATACTTTACCTGTTTCAAGAAGGACGAGGTATAGGGCTGGTTAATAAGTTAAAAGCTTATGAATTAATTAAACAAGGTTATGATACTGTTAGTGCAAATACCGCGTTAGGATTTGATGCAGACTTAAGAACATATGAAGTCGCAGCTCATATTTTAAAATATAACAATATCGATACTATTCAACTGCTTACAAATAATCCAGATAAAATTAATAAGATAAAAGATCTAGGTATAGAAGTATCAAAAAGAGTTCCGCTAATAATTGAAAGTAATCCACACAATAATCATTACTTAATTACCAAGATAAAAGAGATGGGACATTTACTGTAG
- a CDS encoding riboflavin synthase: MFTGIVETTGTVANIKKTDELLTLTIHSENFLDHISIGDSISVNGTCLTVTAFTSNTFSVDVMNETRKITTVDELKLNNEVNLERSLTANKEIGGHFVTGHVDCTGVITALQNNDNTHIFTIKIPDNYKSHLMKQGSITVDGISLTIFDVLDNEFKIHIIPETLRVTTLKYKNIGDIVNIETDMIMKYVDHILKNREVHA; encoded by the coding sequence ATGTTTACAGGTATTGTAGAAACTACAGGCACAGTAGCAAATATTAAAAAGACTGATGAACTTCTAACTCTAACTATCCATTCAGAAAACTTCTTAGATCATATCTCTATTGGAGATTCAATTAGTGTAAACGGCACATGCTTAACAGTAACTGCGTTTACATCTAATACTTTTAGCGTTGACGTTATGAATGAAACGAGAAAAATAACGACAGTAGATGAATTAAAATTGAATAACGAAGTAAATCTTGAACGCTCCCTAACAGCTAATAAAGAAATCGGTGGACATTTTGTAACAGGACACGTTGATTGCACAGGCGTTATAACAGCATTACAAAATAATGATAATACACATATATTCACAATTAAAATTCCCGATAATTATAAATCACATCTTATGAAACAAGGTTCTATAACAGTTGATGGTATTAGTTTAACAATATTCGACGTATTAGATAATGAATTCAAAATTCATATTATTCCAGAAACACTAAGAGTCACGACGTTAAAATATAAAAATATCGGAGATATCGTTAACATCGAAACGGATATGATTATGAAGTATGTCGATCATATTTTAAAGAATCGTGAGGTGCATGCTTGA
- the ribD gene encoding bifunctional diaminohydroxyphosphoribosylaminopyrimidine deaminase/5-amino-6-(5-phosphoribosylamino)uracil reductase RibD, which yields MDFLMNLVHITKGQTGVNPPVAAVILKSGRIVGFGAHLKQGGAHAEIEAIKMAGENCQDATMYVTLEPCSHHGKTPPCVDQIIDAKIKRVVYAVKDVTLNSGVNKLKAHGVEVEHVPHETLTEFYDTFFKSKHSQLPITTVKVSSTLDGKVANDFKESKWITNKSVKLDVFKLRHAHDAIITGYGTIQEDNPELTTRIPDAKDPTPIILSRKGNIDFSLKIFNQQNREVIIFTENDNLRAPNSNIKLIHLENCDVETILNRLYILGFGRVLIEAGPNVSSQFLNSNVITNFILYLAPKLIGGSGKYQFFKTDDVFPLHSLPNFSCVHTEHIDDNLKLIFKKEI from the coding sequence ATGGATTTTTTAATGAATCTTGTACATATTACGAAAGGACAAACAGGTGTAAATCCACCTGTTGCTGCAGTTATTTTGAAAAGCGGAAGAATTGTTGGATTTGGTGCACATTTAAAACAAGGTGGCGCACATGCTGAAATTGAAGCGATTAAAATGGCTGGTGAAAACTGTCAAGATGCGACTATGTATGTGACGTTAGAACCATGTTCACATCATGGTAAAACCCCGCCTTGTGTTGACCAAATAATCGATGCAAAAATTAAACGCGTCGTCTATGCAGTAAAAGATGTTACGTTAAATTCCGGTGTGAACAAATTAAAAGCACACGGTGTAGAAGTTGAACATGTTCCACATGAAACTCTCACAGAGTTTTACGATACATTCTTTAAATCTAAACACTCTCAGTTACCCATTACAACTGTAAAAGTATCTAGTACGCTAGATGGTAAAGTTGCGAATGACTTTAAGGAGAGTAAGTGGATTACAAATAAGAGTGTAAAGTTAGATGTTTTTAAACTTAGACATGCGCACGATGCAATTATAACTGGATATGGTACGATTCAAGAAGATAATCCAGAATTAACTACACGTATTCCAGATGCCAAAGATCCAACACCAATTATTCTTTCTAGAAAAGGAAACATTGATTTTTCATTAAAAATTTTTAACCAACAAAATCGCGAGGTTATTATTTTTACTGAGAACGATAATTTACGCGCACCAAACTCTAATATTAAATTAATTCATCTTGAAAATTGCGACGTAGAGACTATTTTAAACAGACTTTACATTTTAGGTTTTGGACGCGTCTTAATTGAAGCAGGACCTAATGTTTCAAGTCAATTTTTAAATTCAAATGTAATTACGAACTTCATCCTATATTTAGCCCCGAAATTAATAGGTGGAAGTGGTAAATATCAATTTTTTAAAACAGATGATGTATTTCCACTTCACTCACTTCCAAATTTTTCTTGTGTACATACAGAACATATTGATGATAATCTCAAACTCATTTTTAAAAAGGAGATTTAA
- a CDS encoding pyridoxal phosphate-dependent decarboxylase family protein: MNFNEKNIDLETIIRDEVNKYLNQDVSRLNATEQAPKELTQKYEKMPIPKVGRDIYEVLSELNNEVLTYLYRPNHKRAFSFIPGPASRLSWLGDILTTANNIHASNFKNATLPISIERNLINYLADKIGYEVKPSGGVFVSGGSMANLTAVVTARDRKVSLDKLTKTTVYLTSQTHHSGRKALHVAGFPSENIRIIDHNEDFTMNVSHLKETVEKDVKNGYIPALVISTAGTTNTGAVDDFNKIADICEAYNIWQHVDGAYGASHLLSTKGKSLFKGIERSDSVTWDAHKLLFQTYSCAMIIVKDKNNLINSYGEKAEYLDDITSDDDVIDPEMLGIELTRPARAVKLWLTLQVIGEDEFRKRIDYGQELAEYTKDYVESLDDFEIISQPSLSILSFRYYNDSFTDEENDHLNNLAAKKLADSGYGVAYTTTLNNKKVFRMCTINPETTESDIKETIDRLNRYILEEVKEK, from the coding sequence ATGAACTTTAATGAGAAAAATATTGATCTAGAAACAATTATTCGTGATGAGGTCAATAAATATTTAAATCAGGATGTCAGTCGCTTAAATGCAACTGAACAAGCACCAAAAGAATTAACTCAAAAATACGAAAAAATGCCTATACCTAAGGTCGGTAGAGATATTTACGAAGTACTTTCGGAGTTAAACAACGAAGTATTAACTTATTTATATCGTCCTAACCATAAACGTGCATTTTCATTTATTCCTGGTCCTGCATCAAGGCTATCTTGGCTGGGGGATATTTTAACAACAGCAAATAACATCCATGCCTCAAATTTTAAAAATGCGACACTACCAATTAGTATCGAAAGAAATTTAATTAACTATCTTGCAGATAAAATTGGATACGAGGTAAAACCAAGTGGTGGAGTGTTTGTTTCTGGTGGATCGATGGCAAATCTAACGGCCGTCGTTACAGCACGTGACAGAAAAGTATCGCTAGACAAACTTACTAAAACGACAGTGTATTTAACATCTCAAACACACCATTCAGGTCGTAAAGCATTACACGTCGCAGGATTTCCATCTGAAAATATTCGTATTATTGACCATAATGAAGACTTTACAATGAACGTTTCACATTTAAAAGAAACGGTCGAAAAAGATGTGAAAAATGGATATATACCGGCCCTCGTTATTTCTACAGCAGGTACAACGAATACAGGTGCAGTTGATGACTTTAATAAAATCGCAGATATTTGTGAAGCGTATAATATTTGGCAACACGTCGATGGGGCATACGGAGCGTCACATTTACTATCTACAAAAGGTAAATCATTATTTAAAGGAATTGAGCGCTCTGATAGCGTTACTTGGGACGCACATAAGCTACTATTCCAAACGTATAGTTGTGCAATGATTATTGTAAAAGATAAAAACAACCTTATTAACAGTTACGGTGAAAAAGCAGAGTACCTCGACGATATCACGTCAGATGACGATGTAATCGATCCAGAAATGCTTGGTATCGAGTTAACTCGACCAGCACGTGCTGTAAAATTATGGTTAACGTTACAAGTAATTGGTGAAGATGAATTTAGAAAACGTATCGACTATGGTCAGGAACTTGCAGAATACACAAAAGATTACGTAGAATCATTAGACGATTTTGAAATTATCTCACAGCCGAGTCTATCTATTTTAAGCTTTAGATATTATAACGACTCATTTACTGATGAAGAAAACGATCATTTGAATAATCTTGCAGCTAAAAAACTTGCCGATTCAGGTTACGGTGTTGCATATACAACGACTTTAAACAATAAAAAAGTATTCCGTATGTGTACAATCAATCCAGAAACTACAGAAAGTGATATTAAAGAAACAATCGACCGATTAAATCGATATATTTTAGAAGAAGTAAAAGAAAAGTAA